In a single window of the Antedon mediterranea chromosome 1, ecAntMedi1.1, whole genome shotgun sequence genome:
- the LOC140058613 gene encoding uncharacterized protein, producing the protein MARPSPVRGTPIKMAARMDKAPPVAAAVSLKLPPFWPNDPLIWFAQVEAQFVTRGITAEETKYSFIIASLPPNIAQEVRDLLLSPPYQRPYTHLKSELVKRTSVSEQKRLHQLLTTEELGDRKPSQLLRKMYQLLGDRDLETSILKQLFVQRLPTNVQLILASTREDMDLSDLAALADKILEVSPPPPTIATTIKDTGARATSDELRELRAEVSKLTSLVSSLAKQVRGRSRSKQRESRKRSPSATSNDGLCWYHHRYGNKAHKCNSPCSFSSQKAGNDQASD; encoded by the coding sequence ATGGCGAGACCTTCTCCGGTAAGAGGTACACCGATCAAAATGGCCGCTAGAATGGATAAGGCACCACCTGTGGCGGCTGCTGTAAGTTTAAAATTGCCGCCATTTTGGCCGAATGACCCACTTATTTGGTTTGCGCAAGTGGAGGCTCAGTTTGTTACCAGAGGAATTACGGCTGAGGAAACAAAGTATTCGTTTATAATTGCTTCTTTGCCGCCTAATATCGCACAGGAGGTTCGGGATTTATTGCTAAGCCCTCCATACCAGAGACCATATACCCATTTGAAATCGGAATTGGTTAAAAGGACATCCGTGTCGGAGCAAAAGCGTCTTCATCAGTTGTTAACAACGGAAGAATTAGGTGATCGCAAGCCTAGTCAGTTACTACGCAAGATGTACCAATTGCTGGGGGATCGTGATTTAGAGACATCCATCCTGAAACAGTTGTTTGTGCAAAGATTGCCTACTAATGTTCAATTGATATTAGCGTCCACCCGTGAGGATATGGACCTTTCAGATCTGGCAGCGTTGGCCGATAAAATTTTGGAAGTTTCTCCACCACCACCTACTATTGCCACGACAATTAAGGATACGGGTGCACGCGCAACGTCAGATGAATTAAGAGAATTGAGAGCTGAGGTTAGTAAGTTGACCAGCCTCGTTTCTTCCTTGGCGAAACAAGTCAGAGGCAGAAGCCGTAGTAAACAACGTGAAAGCCGAAAACGCTCGCCCTCTGCTACATCTAATGATGGTTTATGCTGGTATCATCATCGATATGGTAACAAGGCACATAAATGTAATTCACCATGCTCTTTTTCCTCACAGAAGGCGGGAAACGACCAAGCCAGCGACTAG